One stretch of Streptomyces sp. NBC_01142 DNA includes these proteins:
- a CDS encoding multidrug efflux SMR transporter, with translation MAWVLLVVAGLLEVGWSIGMKFTDGFTRLWPSVFTGLGIVVSMLLLSHAARTLPIGTAYGVWVGIGAAGAAVVGMLVLNEPVTAARIFFVCLLLVAVVGLKATAGH, from the coding sequence ATGGCCTGGGTTCTGCTTGTTGTCGCCGGTCTGCTCGAGGTCGGCTGGTCGATCGGGATGAAGTTCACCGACGGGTTCACCCGGCTGTGGCCGAGCGTGTTCACCGGTCTCGGGATCGTCGTGAGCATGTTGCTGTTGTCGCATGCCGCCAGGACTCTGCCGATCGGTACGGCCTACGGCGTCTGGGTCGGCATCGGTGCGGCCGGTGCGGCGGTGGTCGGCATGCTCGTGCTGAACGAGCCGGTGACCGCGGCCCGGATCTTCTTCGTCTGTCTGCTGCTGGTCGCGGTGGTGGGGCTGAAGGCGACCGCGGGTCACTGA
- a CDS encoding co-chaperone GroES, which yields MSDNTHDDKLPIRMLHDRVLVRTDIPEGERRSSGGIVIPATAAVGRRLAWAGVVAVGQNVRTVEPGDRVLYDPEDRAEVEVRGVAYVLMRERDLHAVAADRFEGSEDSTGLYL from the coding sequence GTGAGCGACAACACCCACGACGACAAGCTGCCCATCCGGATGCTGCACGACCGTGTGCTGGTCCGGACCGACATCCCGGAGGGCGAGCGGCGTTCCAGCGGCGGCATCGTCATCCCGGCGACCGCGGCGGTCGGCCGGCGTCTCGCCTGGGCCGGGGTGGTCGCGGTCGGGCAGAACGTACGGACCGTGGAGCCGGGGGACCGGGTGCTGTACGACCCCGAGGACCGCGCCGAGGTCGAGGTGCGGGGCGTGGCGTACGTACTGATGCGGGAGCGCGATCTGCACGCTGTCGCCGCGGACCGTTTTGAGGGATCCGAGGACTCGACCGGGCTGTACTTGTAA
- a CDS encoding DUF3618 domain-containing protein: MSDARTPAQIEADIVRRRDQLAETLDEIGVRMHPKTIMGDVRARIASSVDQTAGRAFVAVNRTVSDVREKFVAEDGAPRLERLVPVALVAVGLVGLLAVSARRRRG; this comes from the coding sequence GTGTCGGATGCCAGGACCCCTGCGCAGATCGAGGCGGACATCGTCCGCAGGCGCGACCAGCTTGCCGAGACGCTCGACGAGATCGGGGTGCGGATGCACCCGAAGACGATCATGGGTGACGTCAGGGCCAGGATCGCCTCGAGCGTGGACCAGACCGCCGGGCGGGCGTTCGTCGCCGTGAACCGCACGGTGTCCGACGTCAGGGAGAAGTTCGTGGCGGAGGACGGGGCTCCCCGGCTGGAGCGGCTGGTGCCCGTCGCGCTGGTGGCCGTGGGGCTGGTGGGGCTGCTGGCCGTGTCGGCGCGCAGGCGCCGCGGGTGA